GAGCAACATCTCTTCGGAAAGAAACCGAAGATGGCTCCCGGATCAGGCCGGAAGAACAACTGGACAACTTGGCATGCCTCAACTACCCTATCCACCAAAAGGTGGTGTCACGAAGACATTCTTTTCCTGACCAACTGCGCGCCCGAGAAAGTGCTGCCGATGTATCCGAGCGACTGGCCGGCCGATTGCCCCCCGAAAAACGCCGTGGATGCCCGCGGGGAATATTATCGCAGAGTGAAAAACAAGCCTCCAAGTGCGAACGATTTTCGCTCACCAAAAGAAGAAGGCACCTTTTTGAATGCAAAAGTACCAGAGTGTTCTCGAGTGGCTCTTTCTTTGGACAGTTCCCGTGAGACTCTGCAGAATCTAATCGACTTGAGATATCATGGATACCATATTGCCATGGCAACACTGCTCCCCGAGCATGGAAGAATCCTGGCAACTCCATCCAAAGGAAGCAAAACCCACACCTCCTGGTGGAAAACCCAGGAAACCTCTGCCGAGAAGCTCTTCAAATGCCCTCCATGAACAGGGATAACAACCGCTCCGATCTCGGGAAGGGTGACGCCTTCCCTTTCGCACATATCCTTGATCCGGTGGATATCCTATGCGAGCTGGATTTTCCGGAGACGTTCACCTTGCGCACGGCAGAGGACAACCTCTACCTGCTGCACTATTTACCCTCCGACGAAGAAACCGATTCAGTTCATCGCTTTCTGGCCTTTGGGGTAACTCCGGATTCGATCGAACGCCTCAAGTCGGATCGACAAACCCTTCATCAACTCATCCTGGAATCTTCCGGTTTTTATTACCTGGAGGCCGATGAATACGGCCGGATCCATCGATCCCAATGGTCGGAACGTCCCCTTGCGCCGGAACATCTGCCCAGGAAGCACGCCATGCTTCCAAACCGCTGGGGAACGATCCGCAGGCAGGACGGTCTCATCCTTCAGGTCAAATGGCCCGACGATGGCACGCAGTCGCATGGGCATCTCCTGGTATGGCTGAACGATACCCTGCTCTGGGGTCAGGATCCCCAGGATCCCTCCCGTCTGCAACCCGTCGCGGTGGACTGGATCGAGCTTCTGCGCTATCTGGGTGAGAACTGGACCGCCTTGTGCCTGAAGGAAGAGAGCCCGACCTTCGATTTGGCCGAGGCCATACCCCAAACCCCTCTCCCCTCCCTGACCTTGCTGCGCCGGGGCGACAACCTGTTGCTCTCCGCCGGGGATTCCCTCTCCTGGACCATGACGTTCACCTCCGGACTGGATCTCCTGGATCAACTTGGCGACTGGATACGGGATAATTTCACCAAAATGCGGGAGGATGACCGTACCCGATCCATCGTGGAGAGGTGGCGAAAACGTCGCGACAACCTGCCGCCGGAACAGGCCTGGGAACTCGCTTCCGGTGGGTGCCCCTCATCGAGCCTTGATGCGAACCTGTTGACTTTCATCAGAAAGCACCCCTGTCCCCCGCACCAACCCTCGAAGCAAAATCCATGGGCGGGCCTGGCCATGGCGGCCCGCATGGTGAAGGGAGAGTCCCTCTCTCCGGAGGCTTTGCAAAACCTGCTGCGGCGA
The DNA window shown above is from Magnetococcales bacterium and carries:
- a CDS encoding ImmA/IrrE family metallo-endopeptidase; translation: MPSMNRDNNRSDLGKGDAFPFAHILDPVDILCELDFPETFTLRTAEDNLYLLHYLPSDEETDSVHRFLAFGVTPDSIERLKSDRQTLHQLILESSGFYYLEADEYGRIHRSQWSERPLAPEHLPRKHAMLPNRWGTIRRQDGLILQVKWPDDGTQSHGHLLVWLNDTLLWGQDPQDPSRLQPVAVDWIELLRYLGENWTALCLKEESPTFDLAEAIPQTPLPSLTLLRRGDNLLLSAGDSLSWTMTFTSGLDLLDQLGDWIRDNFTKMREDDRTRSIVERWRKRRDNLPPEQAWELASGGCPSSSLDANLLTFIRKHPCPPHQPSKQNPWAGLAMAARMVKGESLSPEALQNLLRRIHQASTSGPKANPLLQRYKRNLVKVLLPNQAPHQQGEFAANWLRRELGNPTGPVDLKKLFSQQLDIETTEYLSESRFDAIAVWGGSRRPVIFLNPNGSRHPDGLQVTLAHELAHILLDSEGSRPVGDFRLQDMPTPPDQSVEARANAFAAEFLFPTHVATSYVISFKASPKETMKAISDRFGVSHETAAWKLLHTGQVEWKEVFKHFKSKNSSYKSIIDRM